A stretch of Paenibacillus mucilaginosus 3016 DNA encodes these proteins:
- the flgG gene encoding flagellar basal body rod protein FlgG — protein MLRSLYSGVSGMRGFQTKLDVIGNNIANVNTTGFKAGRVMFKDILSQTVAGVSAPTDTSGGVNSKQIGLGVTVGAIDTIHTPGSAMTTNVVTDLRINGDGFFAVSQDGTPENMYLTRDGSFQLDAQRRMVNSNGMFVLGTGGEPITLGEEVTAFTIASNGEIIGIGADGTAASTDQFIAVGKVTNPGGLEKIGGNLYRQTPNSGEAIDLGAAIAGDTATGTGSIVSGQLEMSNVDLTGEFTEMIVAQRGFQSNSRIITTSDEILQEVVNLKR, from the coding sequence ATGTTAAGATCTCTTTATTCCGGTGTATCCGGTATGCGCGGTTTCCAGACGAAGCTGGATGTCATCGGCAACAACATCGCCAACGTCAACACGACGGGCTTCAAAGCGGGACGCGTGATGTTCAAGGATATTCTGAGCCAGACGGTGGCGGGCGTGAGCGCTCCGACGGATACGTCCGGCGGTGTGAACTCCAAGCAAATCGGTCTCGGTGTAACGGTTGGTGCGATCGATACGATCCACACGCCGGGCAGCGCGATGACGACGAACGTGGTCACGGACCTGCGGATCAACGGTGACGGATTCTTCGCCGTATCCCAGGACGGTACGCCTGAGAATATGTACCTGACGCGCGACGGCAGCTTCCAGCTGGACGCCCAGCGCCGCATGGTGAACTCCAACGGGATGTTCGTCCTCGGCACGGGCGGTGAGCCGATCACCCTCGGTGAAGAGGTGACGGCCTTCACGATCGCGAGCAACGGTGAGATCATCGGCATCGGTGCGGACGGTACGGCCGCTTCCACCGACCAGTTCATCGCGGTAGGCAAGGTAACGAACCCGGGCGGTCTCGAGAAGATCGGGGGCAACCTGTACCGCCAGACGCCGAACTCCGGTGAAGCGATCGATCTGGGTGCTGCGATTGCCGGTGACACGGCAACCGGAACAGGCTCCATCGTATCCGGCCAGCTCGAGATGTCGAACGTCGATCTGACGGGTGAGTTTACGGAAATGATCGTCGCCCAGCGCGGCTTCCAGTCCAACTCCCGGATCATCACGACCTCCGATGAAATTCTGCAGGAAGTCGTTAACCTGAAGAGATAA
- a CDS encoding flagellar hook-length control protein FliK produces MEIGASTAASRNLLQGGSPVSSSSVKGAVRSRESFSNALKEKLGETGPKDKPVSNETQPSADINKKADAVDDTQAKPPADEEKIEALEVFVKEEDTEAVAELLADPEIQALLQQIQLLLPDDTAAPAINTVDASPEAVTLTVLPAMEAADAQLFVPLTQPAAQEQAAAALTGLEAVDAAEAARMLQQLQEALKQEGDPKLKAALDALSAAVTKAAETQAAEKPTAPIQQLLQKLNGELTAGEAPSAKAASAEPAASPLHKLEALAVKHPAAAAVTAAAQGESAQAEEPLFAPLHPETASAELGTQPPVTVQDLMKQLQSGQPVSKVPVLQMPAETFPDDMTQFVVSSFLMDTGADGITEAKLSLYPQHLGHVEVKLTMQNGQLIAQFAADHAAGKDMLESQLAQLRQSLQSHGIQVEKLEVTQSSSAQGFQSGMFQEKGQGQQPQSRQNQKAASARIAALEGESYAEDPASNPARPARTGSGMIDVIA; encoded by the coding sequence ATGGAAATCGGAGCTTCCACAGCCGCATCCAGAAACTTGCTCCAGGGAGGATCCCCCGTTTCCAGCTCTTCCGTCAAAGGGGCCGTGAGATCACGGGAGAGCTTCTCGAACGCACTGAAAGAGAAGCTTGGTGAGACCGGTCCGAAAGACAAGCCGGTCTCAAACGAAACACAGCCTTCTGCCGATATAAATAAGAAGGCTGACGCTGTAGACGACACGCAGGCTAAACCGCCGGCGGACGAGGAGAAGATCGAAGCTCTGGAGGTATTCGTGAAGGAAGAAGACACGGAGGCCGTGGCCGAACTGCTGGCCGATCCGGAGATCCAGGCGCTGCTGCAGCAGATCCAGCTGCTTCTGCCGGATGACACCGCTGCCCCGGCTATCAACACGGTGGACGCTTCCCCGGAAGCCGTCACCCTGACGGTCCTGCCGGCGATGGAAGCCGCAGACGCCCAGCTGTTTGTGCCTTTGACCCAGCCGGCAGCGCAGGAACAGGCCGCAGCCGCCTTAACGGGCTTGGAGGCGGTGGATGCCGCTGAAGCGGCACGCATGCTCCAGCAGCTGCAGGAGGCCTTGAAGCAGGAGGGCGACCCGAAGCTGAAAGCAGCGCTTGACGCCTTAAGCGCAGCGGTGACGAAGGCGGCCGAGACTCAGGCGGCTGAAAAGCCGACGGCGCCGATTCAGCAGCTGCTTCAGAAGCTGAACGGGGAGCTCACGGCAGGAGAAGCGCCAAGCGCCAAAGCGGCGTCCGCCGAACCGGCCGCAAGCCCGCTGCACAAGCTGGAGGCGCTGGCGGTGAAGCATCCGGCTGCCGCAGCGGTAACGGCGGCAGCCCAGGGCGAATCCGCACAGGCGGAGGAACCGCTGTTTGCCCCGCTTCACCCGGAGACGGCTTCAGCCGAGCTTGGCACCCAGCCGCCGGTGACCGTGCAGGATCTGATGAAGCAGCTTCAGTCCGGCCAGCCGGTCAGCAAGGTGCCGGTGCTTCAAATGCCGGCGGAGACCTTCCCGGACGATATGACCCAGTTCGTCGTCAGCTCGTTCTTGATGGACACGGGCGCGGATGGGATCACGGAAGCGAAGCTTTCGCTGTATCCTCAGCATCTCGGCCACGTGGAAGTGAAGCTGACGATGCAGAACGGGCAGCTCATCGCCCAGTTTGCGGCTGATCATGCTGCCGGCAAGGACATGCTCGAGAGCCAGCTTGCGCAGCTCCGTCAATCCCTGCAGAGCCATGGCATCCAGGTGGAGAAGCTGGAAGTGACGCAGAGCTCCAGTGCACAGGGCTTCCAGTCCGGCATGTTCCAGGAAAAAGGACAGGGCCAGCAGCCGCAGTCGCGCCAGAACCAGAAAGCGGCATCCGCCCGGATCGCAGCTCTGGAAGGCGAGAGCTACGCGGAAGATCCCGCTTCGAATCCGGCCCGGCCGGCACGCACCGGCAGCGGTATGATTGATGTCATAGCCTAA
- a CDS encoding TIGR02530 family flagellar biosynthesis protein yields the protein MTDRFTVGRLYPNPAGPGVQRRLPAEGAGAGASFQSVLQNQLVRFSHHAEQRLIQRGIILAPEELVKLSSAIDKAAAKGAKDSLMLIGDAALIVNIKNRTVVTAIDSASMKDSLFTQIDSAMIIS from the coding sequence ATGACCGACCGCTTTACTGTAGGACGTCTTTATCCGAATCCCGCCGGCCCTGGAGTCCAGCGGCGTCTGCCGGCTGAAGGCGCGGGTGCCGGAGCTTCCTTTCAATCCGTCCTGCAGAACCAGCTCGTGCGCTTCAGCCATCATGCCGAGCAGCGCCTGATCCAGCGGGGCATCATCTTGGCTCCGGAGGAGCTCGTAAAGCTGTCATCGGCGATCGACAAGGCGGCGGCCAAGGGCGCCAAAGATTCGCTGATGCTCATCGGCGATGCGGCCTTGATCGTGAACATCAAGAACCGCACCGTGGTCACCGCCATAGACAGTGCTTCGATGAAAGACAGCCTGTTCACCCAGATTGACAGCGCCATGATTATTTCCTGA
- a CDS encoding flagellar hook capping FlgD N-terminal domain-containing protein: MSDSLITSTNSAMTYTGSKVTTPNKTLGKDEFLKILITQMKNQDPTQPLQDKEFIAQMAQFTSVEQLTNMGSEMKLLRQSLGFASGLIGKNVTWTDDAGEAKTGLVDSIIVKNGGQFAKVGALEVSLDKVNQISNPVSES; this comes from the coding sequence ATGTCCGACTCCCTGATTACATCGACCAACAGCGCCATGACTTATACCGGCAGCAAGGTTACCACACCGAACAAGACGCTCGGCAAGGACGAATTCCTGAAGATTCTGATCACGCAGATGAAGAATCAGGACCCGACCCAGCCGCTGCAGGATAAAGAGTTTATCGCCCAGATGGCCCAGTTCACATCGGTAGAACAGCTGACCAATATGGGAAGTGAAATGAAGCTGCTCCGTCAGTCCCTCGGCTTCGCTTCCGGTCTCATCGGCAAGAACGTGACCTGGACCGATGACGCAGGAGAAGCCAAGACGGGTCTCGTCGATTCCATCATCGTGAAGAACGGCGGGCAGTTCGCCAAAGTAGGCGCGCTTGAAGTCTCGCTCGATAAAGTAAACCAGATTTCGAATCCGGTGAGTGAGTCATGA